From the Suncus etruscus isolate mSunEtr1 chromosome 19, mSunEtr1.pri.cur, whole genome shotgun sequence genome, one window contains:
- the PSRC1 gene encoding proline/serine-rich coiled-coil protein 1 isoform X2, producing MEELEEDVKFIVDETLDFGGSSPSDSREEEDIATMVTPEKPFRRGLSHRSDVNAVAPTPQALRLSLGPLSPEKLEEILSEANRLAAQLEQCSLQEPQGAGSVPRKVKPSPRRETFVLKDSPVRDLLPTVSSSSSSRSSPHSSNLTPRLGSSDRKGSARALRTSGKKPLSTKRESPTCNLFPASKSPASSPLARSTPTPPSRGRAGPSGRAVASEKTWAAESKTSSRLPVPSAIPRPANRMPLVSRGVPPIRGAPTPESLPARRGLPRSSGLGHRGEVDWTGGYQVPVSQRPNLPIPGSTRSNLQPLRKGAMPAPAR from the exons atggaggagttggaggaag ATGTCAAGTTTATTGTTGATGAAACCTTGGATTTTGGAGGGTCGTCGCCATCAGACAG CCGGGAGGAGGAAGACATAGCCACGATGGTGACCCCAGAGAAGCCCTTTCGCCGTGGCCTGTCCCATCGCAGTGATGTGAACGCAGTGGCCCCCACACCCCAGGCTCTTCGACTCAGCTTGGGCCCCCTCAGCCCAGAGAAGCTGGAGGAAATCCTGAGTGAGGCCAACCGGCTGGCAGCTCAGCTGGAGCAGTGTTCCCTCCAGGAGCCCCAAGGTGCAGGCTCAGTACCCCGAAAGGTGAAGCCCAGCCCACGGCGGGAGACCTTTGTGCTGAAGGACAGTCCTGTCAGGGACCTGCTGCCCACAGTGAGCTCCTCCTCATCCTCGCGGAGCTCCCCCCACTCCAGCAATCTGACGCCCCGACTTGGGAGCAGTGATCGGAAGGGGTCCGCCAGAGCTCTCCGTACATCTGGGAAGAAGCCGCTGAGCACCAAGCGA GAGTCGCCCACTTGCAATCTGTTCCCTGCATCCAAAAGCCCAGCATCTTCTCCTCTTGCTCGATCAAC GCCTACTCCTCCCAGCCGGGGCCGAGCTGGGCCCAGTGGGCGAGCAGTAGCAAGTGAGAAAACCTGGGCAGCAGAAT CTAAAACTTCCAGTAGGCTGCCTGTCCCTTCAGCCATCCCCAGGCCAGCCAATCGGATGCCACTGGTCAGTCGGGGTGTCCCACCGATCAGAGGGGCCCCAACCCCAGAGTCTCTGCCTGCTCGGAGAGGACTTCCCAGATCCAGTGGCCTGGGGCACAGAGGTGAGGTGGATTGGACAGGTGGCTATCAGG TTCCTGTTTCCCAGCGACCAAATCTTCCAATTCCTGGTTCCACTCGTAGCAACCTTCAGCCTCTTCGGAAAGGTGCAATGCCAGCACCTGCCAGGTAA
- the PSRC1 gene encoding proline/serine-rich coiled-coil protein 1 isoform X1 codes for MEELEEDVKFIVDETLDFGGSSPSDSREEEDIATMVTPEKPFRRGLSHRSDVNAVAPTPQALRLSLGPLSPEKLEEILSEANRLAAQLEQCSLQEPQGAGSVPRKVKPSPRRETFVLKDSPVRDLLPTVSSSSSSRSSPHSSNLTPRLGSSDRKGSARALRTSGKKPLSTKRESPTCNLFPASKSPASSPLARSTPTPPSRGRAGPSGRAVASSLKPMQPVLAPRSSTSNSQHLSRPLGTAKTSSRLPVPSAIPRPANRMPLVSRGVPPIRGAPTPESLPARRGLPRSSGLGHRGEVDWTGGYQVPVSQRPNLPIPGSTRSNLQPLRKGAMPAPAR; via the exons atggaggagttggaggaag ATGTCAAGTTTATTGTTGATGAAACCTTGGATTTTGGAGGGTCGTCGCCATCAGACAG CCGGGAGGAGGAAGACATAGCCACGATGGTGACCCCAGAGAAGCCCTTTCGCCGTGGCCTGTCCCATCGCAGTGATGTGAACGCAGTGGCCCCCACACCCCAGGCTCTTCGACTCAGCTTGGGCCCCCTCAGCCCAGAGAAGCTGGAGGAAATCCTGAGTGAGGCCAACCGGCTGGCAGCTCAGCTGGAGCAGTGTTCCCTCCAGGAGCCCCAAGGTGCAGGCTCAGTACCCCGAAAGGTGAAGCCCAGCCCACGGCGGGAGACCTTTGTGCTGAAGGACAGTCCTGTCAGGGACCTGCTGCCCACAGTGAGCTCCTCCTCATCCTCGCGGAGCTCCCCCCACTCCAGCAATCTGACGCCCCGACTTGGGAGCAGTGATCGGAAGGGGTCCGCCAGAGCTCTCCGTACATCTGGGAAGAAGCCGCTGAGCACCAAGCGA GAGTCGCCCACTTGCAATCTGTTCCCTGCATCCAAAAGCCCAGCATCTTCTCCTCTTGCTCGATCAAC GCCTACTCCTCCCAGCCGGGGCCGAGCTGGGCCCAGTGGGCGAGCAGTAGCAA GCTCACTCAAGCCCATGCAACCCGTTCTGGCCCCTCGGTCTTCCACCAGCAACTCTCAGCATCTGTCTCGGCCACTGGGCACAGCTAAAACTTCCAGTAGGCTGCCTGTCCCTTCAGCCATCCCCAGGCCAGCCAATCGGATGCCACTGGTCAGTCGGGGTGTCCCACCGATCAGAGGGGCCCCAACCCCAGAGTCTCTGCCTGCTCGGAGAGGACTTCCCAGATCCAGTGGCCTGGGGCACAGAGGTGAGGTGGATTGGACAGGTGGCTATCAGG TTCCTGTTTCCCAGCGACCAAATCTTCCAATTCCTGGTTCCACTCGTAGCAACCTTCAGCCTCTTCGGAAAGGTGCAATGCCAGCACCTGCCAGGTAA